tatattttatatatatattaaatgtatattaataattacattaattaagtCGTGAGAATTTtctactataatattaatttttttaatcaataaatattctttatgaattatatacttatacttCGCTCTATCTTTTCGGGGAAATTCTAATTCATCGCAGAATCTTAGAATTTATTGATAAAGAACTACGaacgtttatttatatcattagattaaaatatattgttccGGTTTCTCAATTCACTTCCACTATCTATTAACATGGTACAGAACAACCATGATCATGATAAGACCAAGTTAGAGACTAGTAGTATGACAAAGATCCTTGAGAACactttttgtttcaaatttttaagtgAAATAGAGAAcgttgtacataaaatattgaaaatttaaacattttaaaaaaagctccTGGTGATTATCGATTTTCTTTGAGACGCAGTGGCGGATGAGAAGACAATTAGACAGATATATCCTGGGAGGAGTCGGCGAGTTGTACGCGCacctttctcctttttttccgGTGGTCCAGATTCGAGGATCCGATCAACCTTTCGGTCGTCGGGGTCGCGTCCGCAGCCAGCCACTACGTAGGTATCCACTTATAAACACGACCCTACTTACTCTTTCCGTAGTCCTGGCCTCGTAGGACTCGCGTCAGAGCGGTAAAAGGGTAGATAGATACACGGCACGGTATTAGTAGGTATTAGGTGTTGGCCTGGGAACGATTGCACGTGCTGGCGAGGAATCCCATCCCTCCTGCGAGTTCGGATAATTCTTTAAGTGCTTCCTTTCCCCCCGCTCGCGTCGCCGCCACCCACGACTCCGCCGCTCTTACCCGGGGGCCGATCCTCGGTCTCGACCTCTACCCCCGGCTACCCATCAGACCGACGTGCTCGCGGTGCCACTTCAGGATCTATATACGACCcgctctcttttcctctcttcttTGTCATCCTCGGTGCTGGGATACTGCCGGGTAGCTTTTAGCAATTTTCCGTATGCACCTACTAATCTCCGCTTCTACGAGGGAGaatcagagagaaagagagggggggagggaggcagggggagagggggggagagagagagagagagagagagagagagagagagacgcctTAACGTAATGCCGTTAATCTCCTTAGCGATGCAAAAGTTAAGTGGCTTCAGATTGAATGCGCTGTAATGAGTACACGCGAACAGTGTTTCGATATCAGAAGAGAATTACGCCGTGCTATGTATACATTAGATTCAAGACATAATCTTGAAAAGAGCCGAAAGCACTCAAATTGACTATTGTGACAAAAgtgacaattttataaaaaaaattaatgtaggTATTAAATGATGTCAACTCGTCTAGTGGATGTACAAGAAGCTCATatacttaacattttttcatacgTCACAGTTTTTCTCACAAGTAatcataaattacaattttcaacaattaataattattgaaagcATTCTATGTAGTAATTTTTTCTGTTCGATCAGCAATTTTGTAACTAACGCTTTTGCTTGCGATAATGATcacgttgaaaaatttaattgtctaaTCAAAATGTCATTAGCAATTTGATAAACAAGTTAACCATGTTATTCGATAATAAACAAGAATCTAAGCACCGTAAATGGCACGACGCAACGTTTGACTTGATTTCCGCTTGAATTTTCCTAGCATCCACGGCGTTTCCGTTAATTTGTCGATCCCTGCGCGCGTTGCACAGCGCGCGTGTTGCATCATAAATAGAGCATTACTACCGCAAATTTGAAACGGCGAGTTTCATAATTGCAACGATATTACTACACGCGAGGCTCGTAACTTGCGCAACTGGTCGGAGTCGCGCGAAGCGGCATGCTGTGTGCTCGGTAAATGACATAATTATCCCTGAATGAGTACGTGCGCGGATCGACCCGGTGTAACCTCCAACGCGAATGAGTAAAATTACTTGCATGGCAGCTAGTTTTCCGTGTTTGCATGCTTTCGCGCGATGAACAAAATAATCCCGCCAAGTACCCTATTTACATGCCAGAATTGTGTTTCGCGCGTGTACCCGATATAGCGCTAAGTTTGTCGGCAAGGACATTTCGGGAAGCCATTAAAAGGGGTGATGTCAGGACGCGCTGCCGCAGGAAAGTCAACGAACCGTTCGAAGATGCCTGCGAACATCTGGATGAAATTAAGTCGAGTGGATTTCTTCCGCAGACACGCTGTCTCCGGCGCGTTTCGACAATTTCGTATTTCTTTATTCTCcttgctatttatttaaaatctgtCTGCCAGTTTCCTATTCCGGAAAGGGTAACAAAGATACGGAAAGAAAGGCGATATAATATTAGTAGTCTCTTAAACGCTAAACATTGTAACGTATCTTTCAGTTGagattattcatattaaatgtaaatatcttcgatgaaaaatgtatttaaaaaaaacttggaaTATTATTCGacagaaataatttgaatttttcaatacgattaaaaacaataaaattggtatataaattcaattcttataataGATTTAGATTACAACAAGTTCATTAATGAGCAAGAAATTAATGACCCTATGTTAGTGTTACTTCGCAGTGTTCAAGAACATGTACAAATAGTTGAAATAGGTAATGCAATTTATGACATGGACGTTTTCACAATCGCGCATATAACGATGTACACTTCGTTAGCGATCGTATCAAAGCGCCGCAAATAGTTAATTTCCTACTAAAGAGAGAATTCAAACAACATGATTGatctgaaaaaattatcacatatcaaaatatgattttataatgtCTTAATAAAATCAGGATTAGAAATACGCGGGCTTTTTTTCCGCAACGCGTGAGCGGAGCGGCATTAAAATTCCATCGAGTTATCCGTAGTTTTGATATTCCCGCTCGTTTGCCAGTGAGCAGCATTTCCAGCGGGATTTTTTTTCCGTGGGTTTCGAGCGCGCGCTgtacaattaaaacaaaagcGAGTGCGAGCACCGGACAAATACGCTCCGGTAGCAGGAAAACGCGGCAGTGGCGACGAATGTTCGAGGCCTCGACGAATTCgtgcaaaaaaagaaacagataAAACAAAAGGGAATCAGCCGTTAACACTGCCGTGGCTGAAGACAATTGTCGGCAGGGAAGTCGGTCGTTTCGCGTCCGGATATTACGCCAATGGTGAACAATGCGCTGTTCGCCGGGAGCAAatgcgaaaaaaataaataaaagacgGAAAAATAGAGGAGTAAAGGAGAGAGAATCGAGAGGAGCGAAACGCGCGGGTGTTCGAAAGCATCAACCACACCGGTATAGAATTTATaggtaattatttttctcgagCGTACGGCCCGTTCGCCAGTATCGAGGCTGAAGATGAGGGAGGGAATGGGGGCTGCGAATGAATCTCGTCAAGCGAGAATCCGCGTCGAACGGCGACTGCCATTGGGCGTGGAAACTAAAGCCAGATCGTGTCGCGGATGCGGGAGTACATTTTCTACGGGATCGTATACACGGAGAACATAGCGAAGGCCGAGATAGAGTGCGAGGGAGAAGGACGAGGAAGAGCCACTGGCGGTAGGATCGCGGATGGAGGACGAGGAGAAAGCGCGGTGGCGATGGCGATGGTGGCGATGGTGGCGATGGTGGcagtggcggcggcggtggcggagGAGACGCGACGGAAagcgaggaggaggaggagaaggaggaggaggaggaggacgtGCGAGGGGTTGGGGATATATAACGCGACAATTGCCGGATGCGACCGTTCGTGCGAATTGCGCGCGGGGAACTTAGGTAACGTGTACGCGAATCTCCGCGAGGAGGATGCGGGCAACGGGGGGAGGATGGAATGATGGGAGGACGAGCGGTGGTAGAGATGAGCGCGAGGAGGGCTCGAATGCGAACGAGGGTGAGGGGTTGTATAGATACGTCCCTGCGGCGGTGGtttgtaatattatgataaCCCTCCCTGCCTGCGCCTGGCTGCCTTCcgccctcttctctctctctctctctctctctctctctctctctctctctctctctctctctttctctctccctcgctctttctctcgtttccCTCCTACGCGTATACCAGGCGGCCACCCTCTTTCAGCGGCCATGTTGCCGGGAAATatgattattgttattatttgcaCCCTCCTTCGGTCGTATCCTCCTGACTCCTCACCTCTTCATAACAGTCCCGTCATCCTACCGGCGTGGCTGCCtccgttctctctttctctcccgcttcccttttctcttttcctctttatTCCTCTCTCGTAGCATCCCCATCGTAGTCGTGCTATCCTGCGTAATGCTTCGCAGCTCTCTCCTGTACTCCCCTTCTCGTCACGCGAagatctctttttctctcccactgtcgactctctctctctctctctctctctctctctctcgcgtcaTCCTGCGACTCCATTCTCCCGCACCCCTGTCCTCCTCCGTGTGTAGATCTCTCTGCGCTGCCGCTGGCCGACGAATTGAGAGGAAACGAACGAGAACAGGGCCGAAGCAACCGCCCGTCAACCGAGACCGCTTTCCTCCCTCGTCGTCCTCCCCTTTCGTCTTTCGTCATGCATCCGCGTCGTCCTTTCCGTCTCGTCCTTCCTCCCTCTTTCCCGCGGTCGGCCGGAAAACTTTACAATGCGAAATGCCATCCCTGCGTCGTACTTTTCGGctcgctctttctctatccaactttttaccaccctttgtttttctctttatccTGCTTGTGGTTGCGCGCGGGCCCACTTTTTTCTGTCATTCTCGCTTTCTCTTTTGCTCATTGCTCCTCCCCCTCAACAGCTTTCCGCGCGCGGTTCATTCCAACTCGTCCCTGCGGAAACATTTCATCGACCACCATTCTCGGCTTTTTTTCCTTCGGGCTTTTTCTCGCCTCCTCGAACTTTTCTCGCGTGTCTAATATCCGGGTTATTTTTCAGCCGGCGAAAATCCCGCGTGAAAATTGCCGCGCCATATGCATTAAATACCGCCGCTTGCGATCAATATACGATAACTTGTGTGATATTATCGTGAGTCAGAGGGACATTGCACTTAAAACCGTTGTAGGTACGTGTTTAAGAATAGCAATTTTAGagcacaaataattatatactatattacattttatcataatttgcttcattattataaacgtaaacattttttcgtaccgttatacaaaatattgtcTTATAGTGTTGTAATTGCAACTTTTAgctctttagaaaatataacgtttaatatgttaattttaaatagcaCGCGTCGCGAAAAGTGAGTGTGCTGCTCACGTTGCAAACAATGCCGTGACTTTTCCTGATGCAAGCATGTACAAGTTAATTATCGCAcggttgaaaaataaatatacgagCTTTAGTATGAGTTGCGTCAGAAATATACAACACGTTTGAATTTTAAACGCACATTTAGCACTAAATGTAGCTGTCTAATTCTCATTGCGTTGTCCCATTTCATCTGTTTACATTGCGCGCGTATGCGATTTTCATATTAACCATATAAAGCATAGAATTTGACACATTTAGTGTTAAAAGTAGGAAATGGAAGAActataattttcatgaatCATTTTCGagttaatatgtttaataatgaatattgtGCATGATCGTCTCCGTAAGTGTAAAGTGTAATTTCTCAATATCATTCTATAGTTCGTAATttctcaatattattttattaacaatattatttctcaatattgttttgttttattataaagaaaaactcGTCTAGGCAAATAGCGATAGTCATTTTGAAGAGACATGTAACTCTATATACATAATTCATTGTAAacttaattaatgataattatttgatttttaagtCGCAAGTAttgatatgtaataataagcGTTAAAGATAATAAGATACTCGAAAAGTATGAAACAGAGAAAATATTGAGTGACTTGAGAATAgaagtaaaaatagaaaagaaaactttaaaaagaatatgcGGGAAAAGTTGATTTTGGTAATTAATTTtcggtaaaaaaattattcaaggaaaaaatatcaacCTTAATTTGTACGAATAACATGAGCATTGTGTGAGTTTACAATTtggtttttaagaaaattatgttttttaaattttagcgAATAATAACACATTTCCTTAACAATGACGTATTCGTAATTCTTCGCAAAcgtgattaatattattcgtgGTTGAAGAGTAGATAGAAAGTGGTACTACATTTCAAATAGATGTACCTCTACTATTACAattcgtaaaataataaaaactgcgGAGCAATTCATTGGCGaacgaaagaaaagagaggaaagaaaTGAGAGGAAGATAGATATCGAGGAACAATAGGGGAAAGTGCGAGAATaacaaaaaacgtaaaaatacgattaagataaagaaagataaagaagAAGGGTCTGAAAACAAAGTGTAATGGAGTTGGCATGTTGGTTGCGATAGCGGCAACACATAAACACAATACGAGAGTGTTCATTAGTTAACTGCCGCTTGTTTCGGGAGCCGCTCGATCGCTGTTAAATCTAGACGAATAGAGCGCAGCGACGCGCTGCACAGAGACATAGTTCCTAGTATGAGTAATTCTCTGTAAACTCGACTAATCGTGTTATTCGAGCCACCCGAGTCGGGGAGCGGGCACGCGTAGTTATGTAATGGTAGCGTTAAAGCGTTAATAAGGATCGCAGCGGTGCTTGAGGACAGAACGAAGAAACGAAGGAAATACGCGGGCGGTGCGCGTCGAAGGTGGTAGGAGGCGAGGAAGGAGGGATGAACGGTGGAAAACGGTGAAggatgaaagagagagcgcGGGGAAGGAAGTAGAGGCGGTTGGTCTTTCGGTCGTGGTAGTCGCGGGAGTCGTGGTAATAAATGGGCAACACGAGCGCTTATAAGGGGTAGGTAATCTAAAGCTTTGGAGGCGGCGGCGCAGCGGGGGCTGTCGAGAGAAAGGGCGGGCGAGGGGGAGATaagggagagaggagaaggaagagagGACGATGAAGAGGCTAGGCTAAGCGAGTACGGGGGAAGAACGGCGCGTGTAGGGTGAGAGGGTCTGGTTGGAGGAAAGCAGTAGCGGAGGAAGGGGTGGATAAGGGTGGTTACGGGCGAGGGTGTGAGATAAGGTATAAGGTGGGTAAGATGGCGGACAATTTGCCGCTCGACTACTCTTGCCCGCACCCCTCCCTGGACGATTCCAACCTCTACTTCCTCCGGCCCCCCTTTCGGTCTATGTACCGGGTAATAGATGTTCCTCCTTCACGACCAACGCGGAGACGCTGAACGCGCGCGCAAAAGCATATACCGTCCTCCTTTATCTCGTGGCCTATTCTCTCGCGCTGTcgcttttctctctcgcgaCGAGACAGAGGAAGATGAGGGAACGCGACGGACGGGGAGGCAGATGCATGAACGTGCGTAACGGTGAGAATTGCGCGTGCACGTGAGacatgtacgtacatacatacatgcacaCACGACCGAGACTTGCGGCCGCGCTTCACCTACACGGAAAACTGCCGCTCTGACGAAGTACAATCGTCGGTTGGTACGTAGGTATTTAAACGTTCTCCACACAGTCACCCGTTCCGCCGCCGTCGCGCTATCCGACGCTACCCCGCCACCCCCTTACTTTCACCCCCCTTCTTCCCCCGAGCCGTTTCCGCCGGCGTCCCCTAGTCGGCAGACCGCACCAGCGTGCTCTCTCTCTTAGCATTCCATCCGCCATCTTCtcacttaataaaataattacccCGGGCCAATTAAGCGTTCCCCTCTACGCTCGTTCCTTTATGTCCCACCCCGTGCGTCTTCTCCATAGACGGCGCGCGGCCTTCGCTGATATATATAATGCGGCACGTTATTTCAGTGTTTATACTTTATCGTTTTGCATGGCCAAATCTTAAGGAATGTCGGTTAATTGGTACTTTATATTTGTGCGCGTACGCGTTACTAAATTTCACCTTCGTTATTAATCGTAGTTTGACGCGCGCTTTTTGATCGTGCGGCTTTGTGTAATGTAATttccaatatatatattcgaatatataaaaattctaattaaaccgcgtattttttatataaaaattatcaaatttatttaaaagtttgtgCAGCAGATATTCGtaacaaatatgaataaatacgttgtcttttttttattaaaattttttaatgttaattattcgTAAGccaagataaatataaaaatatattaattttttcagatcagttacttaattattgtaatgtaaaattaacatctatttttttcttattcagcAAAAGTGCAGTTAAAGAGAATGCATCATGTGTTACATCCGATATGATTAAATATGTACGGAAATATTggatactttttaaaaaaaataatatcataaaaatcttaaaagagCATAATTACAGGGTGcgttataaatgaaaatgtatatatacatacaatatacaaaCTTCAAATAAGCGGTGAACTCTTTTGACCATTCTTGAAGCTTAGTTGTtgacttattttattaagcaaTACCTATTTTACTTTCCAACGATGAGGTAATATCAGCAGAGAGAAGTCTGAATaatgtttgtttaaataaCTCACCTCACTCAGCTGATCCTTCTGATTTAGTACGGAAGAGAATCGCCAAATTGTAGATACCTACAGTTTTCTGATGGGGTAATATCGGTTAAGTTTGGCGAGAGACGAGTCCAAAGATGGCGCCACTGGAAAGCTCAATGCGCTATCTAATCCAAGATGTCTGCTGCGGCATTGACGCGTCGCGTTTTCGGTCAACAAATATCTAATATCGCCAGTTTGACGGTCTCGGTGTTGTCCCAGGTGCCTAGAAGATACAAATGGAAACTCGTGAAACTACCAGAACCGGGCACTGGCATAGCCTACCGAAGAGTCGTACATTACAAAGACGAGTACACGGTGGAGCCCTTGCAAGTCACGAATCTAGCAGGCAGAGATCCTATCACAGGtacgtaataatattatcattattttagcGTTGGCTTTCTTTTCAGATTGTATATGCATGTAGTAGCTTACTagtaagttttttataaattaatgaggataaaattatatacaattaacaCACATTTACATCGCTGTGTATCAGACAACACTGTTACTCTTGAAATGTAAGTCTGACACTGACCTCTCCCGACGAAAGTAGAAAATTACTAGAAGATATTGCAGATAACTTACATATCGGCTTAGAATAGGcaaatttatttcgttttgAAGAGAAGCAGAGTTGGTTATTTAAACGTTGGTTATTTATAAcggttaaaaaatgaataattaacattatatgtatacaatctaaactttgtttaactgttttatcatttatataaacaatagcCTATGGATTCACATTCCACCAGAAAtagtgaaaattatatattaaaaaacatttttaatattatatatatttttattttattagtatagCAAAGTCAGATATATCAAcaatctttcaatttttattttattccttttttctgtattatgctatccaatttataataatttacattgtctGCATGAAAAAGTATAAACAGCGTAAATAATACGTAAATAATTCAGACACAATATTGGAATGTACTGCCATGTACGACACAATCCTAAgtcgaaaattttattacagacATCATACCGCGcgaaatatgtatacaataatgcaatacaattttgattagattgttttaaaagatttatagattagaaaatataatcatttgtgatataaatacttgtgttagaaaagataattttcgaattaaaattaatttttctttaataccATTACCTTAAAtcgagataaatatttttctaaaaaaaaagtgttgcTTGTGAACATATTTTGTatcgaaacattttatttgaagctGTAACCACTCTTAGGAAAAATGAATCGCTTTTGTTACTGAAACAGGCAGACTAGTATGCAAGGGTATCGGGGGTGGCATAAAGCACAAGTTTCATTGGATCAAGTGGATCAGAGATGGCCCTACGGATCTTAATGAACCGCCAAAGGAAGAGAAAATCCTGGAAGTCTTTAAGGATGGTTGTAGGACGTGTTTTGTTGCGTTGGTCGGTACCGGTCGCGAACTCAAATACATTTTAGCCACGGAGAACATGAAGCCGGGTGACATAATACGTACTCATCGGGGAATACCGCGTAATTTTGTGAGACCCTTCGAAGGAGACGCCTATCCTCTTGGTGCCTTACCTATGGGAACTCCCGTTCATTGTGTAGAGAAATATCCGGGACTAGGTGGGTTTTTGATTCACTCTGCTGGCACCGTCGGAACAATAATGAAGCGAGACGGCGGGAATCGCGTGGTAGTACAGATGCCTAGCAAGAAACTTTTCAGTCTTCACGAGACATGCATGGCTACGGTCGGTCGATTATCGAACATCGAACACAATTCCACGCCGGTTGGTAGTGCGCAGAAAAATCGGGAATTGGGAAATCGGCCGAGGAGCGGTCTATGGCAACGCAAAACTGGCAGATTCGGCCGTAAAATTAAGCCGCCTCCTCGTGTACAACGTGTTGGCGATGAAAAATCGACGTTACCTGACGTACTTGTTTTGAATAGCCATCATAATGTTTAGGCTATTTCACGAATAAATTGCAGTAGGTTAAGGTAATAATAAATGCTCGTTTCAAACacttaattttgaattttattgtcTTCGTTACCCTCTCTTATTCCCCATGCAGCACTACATCTTCCAGAAAActttttgaaagatatttgacagaagatatctttcagaaagctttctaaaaaatgtttgctGTGTAggttaataagaaaaaacattgAGAGATCTCTCAAGTTTTAGGAGATTTGTTATacgtaaatacatattatacacaGGTTAAGAAGAAgagatatgtatgtatttgttTGGACGTATACAATTTAGGAGGCTTACTTCTTCATTTTGTAATCAAGATGTTTTGTAATCTgataaaacttgaaaaatctaaaaatttaattcttagaaattttttgcttGAGAACGTGAAGAACGTActtcaaaaagaattttaaaaaatttcaaataagcaATTAGAAAAGTTGTAATCAAAATACAGGGAAAATTGGGAAATTTTTAGTGAATTTTGTTCAAGATTAAATTACAACCtgatacgataatttttatcagttttgaTTTTACGATCAGGaacatcaattatttatagaagtGTAAATACAAACAAGAACGAATTGCTATAATCGTTGATAGTTTGCGATAATAACATGTGTTTTCGAATATTCTATTCGGGAATGTCTCGTGTATACCTGAGTTTCTAGAGTAGGCCATGTCCTTGGACcggtaaaaaatttcaaacatgGTAGTCTGTCTTGTTTAAAGGCCCTTATTGTAATATACGATCTCTAGATTGGTATCGTGCGATCGTACTTGCTCTTGTACGTCAGATTCCAATCGATTTATTGAGATAGGAACGCGCTGTGCGAAAAGAGCGCAGCAAAGCGGAGTTGCGAAAGTGAGACACACTCCGCAAATGAAAACTTGAATTGGTCCGGCAGCCCATTTCGCATTACGCAATAGTTGCCTTCGATCTAAATAATTCATTACTATCGGCGCCAATACTGCAACaatcaaaatgttatttatcgCATTATCTATAAATCTTCGTAAATGatatttgtacaaatcttaactgattgttttaaaaaagacgaaatctatttagaaaaaaagtagacttatttgaataatttacatgacaataatataattattaatgtaatattttgtttatgaatatatgtactcataaaaatatgaatttaaaatattattttattaatcgatGTTAGTGTAATTAGTTCTTAGTGATAAACTCGCTAAAAGACTTGATTACTGAAGTAAGTGCAACGAAACCTACTCATACTCGGAGAAGCCATAAGTATTCGTGATAATGTCACAGTGGCGATTGCCTGTTTAGCTGCCCGCTTACTGTGGCCGACTTTTGTGCCGTCCTCAGTTTGTAATTCAATACCATTTTGAAGTTCAGTGATCCTCATGAGAGGGATGTTGACACAATTAGCCGCCGCAACTGCCGCCAATGGCACTAATCGGCCTGCTAGCGGTGGTCCACGTTGAGCCAGACGGTTCAGGGTCAACGCTGTTATCACGG
This genomic stretch from Monomorium pharaonis isolate MP-MQ-018 chromosome 4, ASM1337386v2, whole genome shotgun sequence harbors:
- the LOC105828540 gene encoding 39S ribosomal protein L2, mitochondrial, giving the protein MSAAALTRRVFGQQISNIASLTVSVLSQVPRRYKWKLVKLPEPGTGIAYRRVVHYKDEYTVEPLQVTNLAGRDPITGRLVCKGIGGGIKHKFHWIKWIRDGPTDLNEPPKEEKILEVFKDGCRTCFVALVGTGRELKYILATENMKPGDIIRTHRGIPRNFVRPFEGDAYPLGALPMGTPVHCVEKYPGLGGFLIHSAGTVGTIMKRDGGNRVVVQMPSKKLFSLHETCMATVGRLSNIEHNSTPVGSAQKNRELGNRPRSGLWQRKTGRFGRKIKPPPRVQRVGDEKSTLPDVLVLNSHHNV